In Flavobacterium sp. N3904, one DNA window encodes the following:
- a CDS encoding MOSC domain-containing protein — protein sequence MLQLSEIWVYPVKSLGGISLQESKVTDRGLELDRRWLLVDDDGRFLSQREHPELALFKSEIVGDFLKITHRILLEFIQIPLRSVFSDGVTKIEVTVWDDTIEAYEVNQVVTDWFSRLLGFSARLVYMSDESERKLDPDYAITGAENNSFSDAYPFLIIGQSSLDDLNGRLENKVPINRFRPNFVFTNGAAFEEDTWREFSIGNVPFVGVKPCDRCIMTTVDQEKGVVSGKDPLKTLAKYRNFGNKVLFGQNVIGLGLGTVSVGDEIRVLSHNKK from the coding sequence ATGCTACAACTTTCAGAAATCTGGGTTTATCCTGTAAAATCATTAGGCGGAATTTCATTGCAAGAATCCAAAGTTACCGATCGTGGTTTGGAACTGGATCGACGTTGGTTGTTGGTAGATGACGATGGTCGTTTTTTATCCCAGCGGGAACATCCCGAATTGGCGCTTTTTAAGTCTGAGATTGTGGGTGATTTTTTAAAAATTACACACAGAATACTTTTGGAATTTATACAGATACCGCTTCGTTCTGTTTTTTCGGATGGAGTGACTAAAATTGAGGTAACGGTTTGGGATGATACTATTGAGGCGTATGAAGTGAATCAAGTCGTGACAGATTGGTTTTCTAGATTATTGGGATTTTCGGCACGATTGGTATATATGTCAGACGAGAGCGAACGAAAACTGGATCCAGATTATGCGATTACGGGAGCCGAAAACAATTCATTTTCGGATGCGTATCCTTTTCTGATTATTGGCCAATCTTCGTTGGATGATTTGAATGGACGATTGGAAAACAAAGTTCCGATAAATCGCTTTCGTCCGAATTTTGTTTTCACAAATGGTGCGGCTTTTGAAGAGGATACTTGGCGGGAGTTTAGCATTGGAAATGTTCCTTTTGTAGGGGTTAAACCTTGTGATCGCTGCATAATGACGACCGTTGATCAGGAAAAAGGAGTTGTTTCAGGGAAAGACCCTTTGAAGACATTGGCGAAATATAGAAATTTCGGCAATAAAGTATTGTTTGGTCAAAATGTGATTGGACTTGGATTGGGAACGGTTTCGGTTGGTGATGAAATAAGGGTGTTGAGTCATAATAAAAAATAA
- a CDS encoding nuclear transport factor 2 family protein has translation MDIKAFLLNWLEVSNNYNTGNYLEKYLEDAVLDDPSVGKKFIGHKGIRAYYTSYFIGYKTQTKLVRLDIQDNSAHMEVEFTGDFPEGKIGGVFDFTFKNQKIANVKADLK, from the coding sequence ATGGATATAAAAGCATTTTTATTGAATTGGCTAGAAGTAAGCAACAATTATAATACGGGCAACTATTTGGAGAAATATCTGGAAGATGCGGTTTTGGATGATCCTTCCGTTGGTAAAAAATTTATTGGTCATAAAGGGATTCGAGCCTATTATACGAGTTATTTTATTGGCTATAAAACACAAACAAAATTGGTGAGATTAGATATTCAAGATAATAGCGCTCATATGGAAGTTGAATTTACGGGAGATTTTCCAGAAGGAAAAATTGGAGGGGTATTTGATTTTACTTTTAAGAACCAAAAAATAGCAAATGTAAAAGCAGATCTAAAATAA
- a CDS encoding DUF2461 domain-containing protein produces the protein MKEAFKFLKHLKENNNREWFASHKLEYDLIMKENKTFFDQIYSELQKHDSLQGIHIFRIYRDVRFSKDKSPYKSYLGAGYSRAKPMLRGGYYIQLEPNNSFVGGGFWGPSTADLLRIRKEFEIDTTAIKKITSNPTFVKYFGELKGEDGVKTAPKGFDKNHPAINLIKKKQFVLMRKFTDSEVLSDDFQKEVMATFLAMRPFFDYMSEVLTTDLNGEPLF, from the coding sequence ATGAAAGAGGCATTTAAATTTCTTAAACACCTAAAAGAAAACAACAATCGGGAATGGTTTGCTAGCCATAAGCTAGAATACGATTTGATTATGAAAGAAAATAAAACTTTTTTCGATCAAATTTATTCCGAACTTCAAAAACACGATAGTTTACAGGGAATCCACATTTTTAGAATTTACAGGGATGTTCGTTTTTCCAAAGATAAATCGCCTTACAAATCGTATTTGGGAGCGGGTTATTCCCGTGCAAAACCAATGCTGAGGGGCGGTTATTATATTCAATTGGAGCCAAACAATAGTTTTGTCGGAGGAGGCTTTTGGGGACCAAGTACTGCAGATTTGCTTCGCATACGTAAAGAATTCGAAATAGACACAACAGCAATCAAAAAGATTACTTCCAACCCTACTTTCGTAAAATATTTCGGAGAACTTAAAGGAGAAGATGGAGTAAAAACGGCTCCCAAGGGCTTCGATAAAAATCACCCAGCAATCAATCTGATAAAGAAAAAGCAATTTGTACTGATGCGAAAATTTACAGACAGCGAAGTTTTGTCTGATGATTTTCAGAAAGAAGTGATGGCAACATTTTTGGCAATGCGACCTTTTTTCGATTATATGAGTGAAGTACTTACTACAGATTTAAATGGAGAGCCGTTATTCTAA
- a CDS encoding ester cyclase, which produces MKIRKLFYCAIIGVAITGSIFSCQKADSSECEKMKIAEAKLNENIKNYETTWDAIVNQGKIELIDQKMFDKNVTLVSTPKNIVGIEAFKDYYKNFLVGFSGIKFTIIDTFGQDDRIVKHWRFEGKHTGVFFGIPATGKNVNIEGVTLVKMKNGKIMQEQDFMDNLEFMNQLGIIPRQ; this is translated from the coding sequence ATGAAGATTAGAAAATTATTTTATTGCGCGATTATTGGAGTCGCGATAACAGGGTCAATTTTTAGTTGTCAAAAAGCAGATTCTTCAGAATGCGAAAAAATGAAAATTGCTGAAGCAAAGCTCAATGAAAACATAAAAAATTATGAGACAACCTGGGATGCCATTGTCAATCAGGGAAAGATTGAACTTATCGACCAGAAAATGTTTGACAAGAATGTCACTCTAGTGAGCACACCCAAAAACATTGTCGGTATTGAAGCTTTCAAGGATTATTACAAAAACTTTTTGGTTGGTTTTTCTGGAATAAAGTTTACAATTATTGATACTTTCGGGCAAGACGATAGGATTGTAAAACATTGGAGATTTGAAGGCAAACACACAGGCGTTTTCTTTGGAATTCCGGCTACAGGAAAAAACGTAAATATTGAAGGTGTTACTTTGGTAAAAATGAAAAACGGAAAAATAATGCAGGAACAGGATTTTATGGATAATTTGGAATTTATGAATCAATTGGGAATTATTCCCAGACAATAA
- a CDS encoding IS110 family transposase: MSKFKHFLGIDVSKEYFDAVVILDRNKEKSIHSQFVNDYKGIKSLCKWLKEQGSTFENTLVCLEHTGMYGKLIIKCLMIEKFSLWVEMSLKIIRSIGVQRGKNDKVDAQRIAFYAMKNVEEAVIFNAPRMEINKMRNLLSLREKLVATKASLLRNVKELKAFDLEVARLSEKLQKSTIKGIDLDLKNIEKQLDKTISDDENISRIFTLVTSVIGIGKVTALFLICFTNEFTMYTTPRQLACYAGVVPFEHTSGKSIRSKPKVHYVANKKLKKQLHMCALSAITSDPELKNYFNRKVEEGKNKMLIINNVRNKLVHRVCACIRENKMFEKRQVA, translated from the coding sequence ATGAGTAAATTTAAACATTTTTTAGGTATTGATGTGTCAAAAGAATATTTTGATGCCGTAGTAATTTTGGATAGAAATAAAGAAAAATCAATTCACAGCCAGTTTGTAAATGATTACAAAGGAATCAAGTCCCTTTGCAAATGGCTCAAGGAACAAGGTTCGACGTTTGAAAACACGCTTGTTTGTTTAGAACACACAGGAATGTACGGTAAGTTAATAATCAAATGTCTAATGATTGAAAAGTTCTCACTTTGGGTCGAAATGTCACTGAAAATTATTCGCAGCATTGGGGTTCAAAGAGGCAAAAACGACAAAGTTGATGCCCAAAGAATTGCTTTTTATGCCATGAAAAATGTGGAGGAAGCAGTTATTTTTAATGCTCCCAGAATGGAAATCAACAAAATGAGAAATCTTTTGTCCCTGCGGGAAAAATTAGTTGCAACAAAAGCTTCTTTGTTGCGAAATGTAAAAGAACTCAAAGCCTTTGATTTGGAAGTAGCCAGACTCTCTGAAAAACTACAGAAAAGCACCATCAAGGGAATTGATTTGGATCTAAAAAACATTGAAAAACAATTGGACAAAACAATAAGTGACGATGAAAATATTTCTAGAATTTTCACTCTTGTCACATCTGTTATTGGCATAGGAAAAGTAACGGCTTTGTTTTTGATTTGTTTTACAAACGAATTTACAATGTATACAACTCCTCGCCAACTGGCTTGTTATGCAGGTGTTGTACCTTTTGAACATACCTCGGGGAAAAGTATTCGCTCAAAACCAAAAGTCCATTATGTGGCTAACAAAAAATTAAAAAAACAGCTTCATATGTGTGCCTTGTCAGCAATTACCAGTGATCCAGAATTAAAAAATTATTTTAATCGAAAGGTGGAAGAAGGTAAAAACAAGATGCTTATCATAAACAATGTTAGGAACAAACTTGTACATAGAGTATGTGCATGCATAAGAGAAAACAAAATGTTTGAAAAAAGACAAGTAGCGTAA